The Spirochaetaceae bacterium genome includes a window with the following:
- a CDS encoding Arc family DNA-binding protein: protein MPSITVRGLDEHVLERIRALAEVERRSLNSELLVLIDRALERELHFAGHRSAPVPKETQLRMWRHMSGWWEDERSTDEIIADIHAARTPGREVEL, encoded by the coding sequence ATGCCAAGTATCACCGTACGCGGACTGGACGAACACGTGCTGGAGCGGATTCGGGCGTTGGCAGAGGTCGAGCGACGGAGCCTGAACAGCGAGTTGCTGGTCCTCATCGACCGTGCGCTGGAACGGGAACTTCATTTCGCCGGCCATCGTAGCGCGCCGGTGCCGAAGGAGACCCAGCTCCGGATGTGGCGGCACATGTCCGGCTGGTGGGAGGACGAACGCTCGACGGACGAGATCATCGCGGATATCCATGCCGCTCGCACGCCGGGGCGCGAGGTCGAGCTGTGA
- a CDS encoding PLP-dependent aminotransferase family protein, which yields MNGGWSGFDEDLMARHVPPAGPVSRSAHPAARYDFGVAYPDPDSLPLEQLVECLAEELQRAGRTLAHYPHPLGYPPLREWLAARLAATRGFAVDADDILLGSGSNEPNFLVAQALVDPGDVVLAEEFTYAGTLGFLRRFEVDVRAVECDTDGMLPDSLEYQIQTAIDEGRRPKAVYTIPTFQNPLGFVESRARRAEVTEITARYGVPVWEDDCYVDLNFDHPDLPPAIRSLDDSGRTIYVASFSKNIAPGMRLGYVTAAPALLDRICAIKGTGGVSQFTAMAVHRFAQTGLDAHIELARNRLQAKRDALLAALAAHLGDRARWTRPLGGLFLFVQMLDGSDTVAAAERAAARGVRFAPGTHTAADGVSGRDRMRLCYGWNRPDEMAPAIAELAAALQPEPALARG from the coding sequence ATGAACGGTGGTTGGTCTGGTTTCGACGAGGATCTGATGGCACGCCACGTGCCGCCGGCGGGGCCGGTATCCCGCTCCGCCCATCCGGCGGCGCGCTACGACTTCGGGGTGGCGTATCCCGATCCCGATTCGTTGCCGCTGGAACAACTTGTCGAATGCCTGGCGGAAGAGTTGCAACGGGCGGGACGCACTTTGGCTCATTATCCGCACCCGCTCGGCTATCCGCCGCTGCGCGAGTGGCTGGCGGCGCGGTTGGCCGCCACCCGCGGCTTCGCGGTGGATGCCGACGACATCCTGCTCGGCTCCGGATCGAACGAGCCCAACTTCCTGGTCGCCCAGGCGCTGGTCGATCCCGGCGACGTGGTGCTGGCCGAGGAGTTCACCTACGCCGGCACGCTGGGATTCCTGCGCCGCTTCGAGGTCGACGTCCGCGCCGTGGAGTGCGACACGGACGGCATGCTGCCCGATTCGCTGGAATACCAGATCCAGACTGCGATCGACGAGGGCAGGCGGCCCAAGGCGGTATACACCATACCGACGTTCCAGAACCCGCTCGGCTTCGTCGAGTCGCGGGCGCGCCGCGCCGAGGTCACCGAGATCACCGCGCGCTACGGCGTGCCGGTGTGGGAGGACGACTGCTACGTCGACCTGAACTTCGACCACCCCGACCTGCCGCCCGCCATCCGCTCGCTCGACGACAGCGGGCGCACCATCTACGTCGCCTCGTTCTCGAAGAACATCGCTCCCGGCATGCGACTCGGCTACGTCACCGCCGCGCCGGCCCTCCTGGATCGGATCTGCGCCATCAAGGGCACCGGCGGCGTGAGCCAGTTCACTGCGATGGCCGTGCACCGCTTCGCACAGACCGGCCTGGACGCGCACATCGAACTCGCGCGCAACCGTCTTCAGGCCAAGCGCGACGCGCTGCTTGCGGCACTGGCGGCGCACCTGGGCGACCGCGCCCGCTGGACCCGCCCCCTCGGCGGACTGTTCCTGTTCGTGCAGATGCTCGACGGCTCCGACACCGTGGCCGCCGCCGAGCGTGCCGCCGCCCGCGGCGTGCGATTCGCTCCGGGCACCCACACCGCCGCGGACGGCGTCTCCGGCCGCGACCGGATGCGCCTGTGCTACGGCTGGAACCGCCCCGACGAGATGGCCCCCGCCATCGCCGAGCTGGCCGCCGCCCTGCAGCCCGAACCCGCACTCGCCAGAGGGTGA
- a CDS encoding DUF5615 family PIN-like protein, which yields MDMNLSPNWVRFLETHGRTAQHWSTVGDPGASDRTIMDWAADNDHVVLTHDLDFGALLALTRAAGPSVVLVRDRDILPETIGACVATALAQHRDDLARGAIVVVDGSSSRIRILPL from the coding sequence ATCGACATGAACCTGTCGCCGAACTGGGTACGATTCCTGGAGACGCATGGACGGACAGCCCAGCACTGGTCCACGGTCGGAGATCCAGGGGCCAGCGACCGCACCATCATGGACTGGGCTGCCGACAACGACCACGTAGTGCTCACCCACGACCTGGACTTTGGAGCGCTCTTGGCCCTGACTCGCGCCGCCGGGCCAAGTGTTGTCCTGGTCAGGGACAGAGACATACTGCCGGAGACCATCGGTGCGTGCGTCGCCACCGCTCTTGCACAGCATCGCGATGACTTGGCAAGAGGGGCCATCGTCGTTGTCGATGGAAGCAGCAGTAGGATAAGGATACTCCCGCTCTGA
- a CDS encoding DUF433 domain-containing protein, with protein MNKEAFPRVTLDPDVMGGRACIRGLRVTVATVVGLLAAGRSVNEILAAYPYLEREDIDQCLAYAAWRLEEREVTLAV; from the coding sequence ATGAACAAAGAAGCTTTCCCCCGGGTTACTCTCGATCCCGATGTCATGGGCGGAAGAGCCTGCATCCGGGGACTCCGGGTGACCGTTGCAACCGTCGTGGGGCTCTTGGCTGCCGGCAGGTCGGTAAACGAGATCCTGGCCGCCTACCCTTATCTGGAGCGGGAAGACATCGACCAGTGCCTGGCGTACGCCGCGTGGCGGCTGGAGGAACGAGAGGTGACGCTGGCCGTCTGA
- a CDS encoding sulfotransferase has translation MLTTIIGRGHSGTRAISHTLSASGVWMGAPLNKSGDLLPPQAMYEASRLIARHVRWPGGLEWDFSRLHKMSIPPEFESLIRSYLQSVISSPKEHSGWKIPETTLTYPWIVRMFPDVRYIFWIRNPRDCVIGRHITDNLTDWGVGCPPTGDTRLRRAMSWKYQYDLVNATPRPRHWIEVRFEDFVQRQDETLARLESYLGVKLARIPVRREAVGRWKNDPGPNYFDFFAPAMERYGYEIPARAV, from the coding sequence ATGCTGACCACCATCATCGGGCGGGGTCACTCCGGTACGCGGGCGATTTCGCACACGCTTTCCGCCAGCGGCGTGTGGATGGGCGCGCCGCTGAACAAGTCGGGAGACCTGCTGCCGCCGCAGGCGATGTACGAGGCGTCCCGCCTCATCGCCCGGCACGTCCGCTGGCCGGGCGGGCTGGAGTGGGACTTCAGCCGGCTCCACAAGATGTCCATTCCGCCCGAGTTCGAGTCGCTGATCCGGTCGTACCTGCAGAGCGTGATTTCCAGCCCGAAGGAACACAGCGGATGGAAGATCCCGGAGACCACCCTGACCTACCCCTGGATCGTGCGAATGTTCCCGGACGTGAGGTACATCTTCTGGATCCGCAACCCGCGCGACTGCGTCATCGGCAGGCACATCACGGACAACCTCACCGACTGGGGCGTCGGCTGTCCGCCTACCGGCGACACCCGCCTGCGCCGCGCCATGTCGTGGAAGTACCAGTACGACCTGGTCAACGCCACCCCGAGGCCCCGGCACTGGATCGAGGTGCGGTTCGAGGACTTCGTCCAACGCCAGGACGAGACGCTCGCCCGCCTGGAGTCCTACCTCGGCGTCAAGCTGGCCCGGATTCCGGTAAGGCGCGAGGCGGTGGGCCGCTGGAAGAACGACCCCGGCCCCAACTACTTCGACTTCTTCGCTCCCGCCATGGAGCGGTACGGCTACGAAATCCCCGCGCGTGCCGTCTGA
- a CDS encoding GNAT family N-acetyltransferase, whose product MEAPIGAALAGELRVFWDGIFEYSDEHPPDVPPEAYLGSETDHNRLTVYLERQARALAGTCALTVSKRMPRLGGFGEVATRPELRGGGIATRLCGRAVEEFRAAAGEALFLGTSVPAVRRIYHRLGWRKLAGADVMANISSGDSPEAFLVDYFREPGEATVAPATAAVRVPMIPLLHAPHDWQVLDANAGMYSTRYCVQYSCMGLYRRYLAAVAGGAGDWFCARTADDRVVGLATVLGSGAACQVDGFTHPYFAAAWSGLLAAAMQRGAARGAAECRAVVCVEDEEKRSLFEGLGFRAAGAAADFELDGRTVGSVRMVVA is encoded by the coding sequence GTGGAAGCGCCCATTGGCGCGGCACTGGCCGGTGAGTTGCGGGTGTTTTGGGATGGCATATTCGAGTATTCCGACGAACATCCGCCCGATGTTCCGCCCGAAGCCTACCTGGGCAGCGAGACGGATCACAACCGTCTGACCGTCTACCTGGAGCGGCAGGCCCGAGCACTGGCAGGCACGTGTGCACTCACCGTGTCGAAGCGGATGCCGCGGCTGGGCGGGTTCGGCGAGGTGGCAACGCGGCCCGAGTTGCGCGGCGGCGGCATCGCCACCCGGCTGTGCGGGCGGGCGGTGGAGGAGTTTCGCGCCGCCGCGGGCGAGGCGCTGTTCCTCGGCACCTCGGTGCCGGCGGTGCGCAGGATCTACCACCGGCTCGGCTGGCGCAAGCTGGCCGGCGCCGACGTAATGGCCAACATCAGCAGCGGCGACTCGCCGGAGGCGTTCCTGGTCGACTACTTCCGCGAGCCGGGGGAGGCCACCGTGGCGCCCGCCACCGCGGCGGTGCGGGTACCGATGATCCCCCTGCTGCACGCGCCCCACGACTGGCAGGTGCTGGACGCCAACGCCGGCATGTACTCGACCCGCTACTGCGTCCAGTACTCCTGCATGGGGCTGTACCGGCGCTACCTGGCCGCGGTGGCCGGCGGCGCCGGCGACTGGTTTTGCGCGCGCACTGCCGACGACCGCGTCGTGGGGCTGGCGACCGTGCTCGGATCGGGCGCCGCCTGCCAGGTCGACGGCTTCACGCACCCGTACTTTGCCGCCGCATGGTCCGGCCTGCTGGCTGCCGCAATGCAGCGGGGCGCGGCGCGCGGGGCCGCCGAGTGCCGGGCGGTGGTGTGCGTGGAAGACGAGGAGAAGCGGTCGCTGTTCGAAGGGCTCGGCTTCCGCGCGGCGGGTGCTGCCGCCGACTTCGAGCTCGATGGGCGCACCGTCGGTTCGGTCAGGATGGTGGTTGCTTGA
- a CDS encoding type II toxin-antitoxin system VapC family toxin produces MKPALYLESTIPSYLTAHPSRDLIVAAHQQITHEWWQHARTRFSLFVSEAVLEAIAGGDPSAAARRRALVAGIPVLELTQEVTERAAEYRTGLSLPPRAQLDAVYIAFAVTYDVDYLLTWNCTHLANGVLIRRLYELNLSLGRKTPVIATPEELLKRPEGEQDVE; encoded by the coding sequence ATGAAACCTGCTTTGTATCTTGAGTCGACGATTCCGAGCTACCTCACCGCACATCCTAGCCGAGACTTGATCGTTGCCGCTCATCAGCAGATCACTCACGAATGGTGGCAACACGCTCGGACTCGTTTCTCTCTGTTTGTCTCCGAGGCGGTTCTGGAGGCAATAGCAGGTGGCGATCCGAGTGCCGCGGCTCGAAGACGAGCACTAGTCGCTGGTATTCCGGTACTGGAGTTGACCCAAGAGGTCACTGAACGGGCAGCGGAATATCGAACGGGTTTGTCATTACCACCGAGAGCACAATTGGATGCGGTGTACATTGCCTTTGCAGTTACGTACGACGTCGACTATTTGCTCACTTGGAACTGCACGCACCTGGCGAATGGCGTCTTGATTCGCCGCCTTTATGAACTGAACCTGAGCTTGGGTCGCAAGACACCTGTAATTGCAACGCCTGAAGAGTTGTTGAAACGCCCGGAAGGAGAACAAGATGTGGAGTGA